A genomic stretch from Macadamia integrifolia cultivar HAES 741 unplaced genomic scaffold, SCU_Mint_v3 scaffold1801, whole genome shotgun sequence includes:
- the LOC122064878 gene encoding uncharacterized protein LOC122064878: MEFFEKGKSIRLKSHLDKYLFAEDDGETVRQSRNFSSRKTRWTVEFVEGKNHLLRFKSSHGRYLTASDAPFLLGVAGKRVTQSLPSTKCEYSSVEWEPQRNGNQVKLRSSESTFLRANGGVPPWRSSITHDVLQFPAIQDWVSWYVQLVENAEGDDDDNESVADYQSQISTLSSVTDDLLLDSKPDSPLSTALSKAKKFSFS, translated from the coding sequence ATGGAATTTTTCGAGAAAGGCAAGTCTATTAGGCTCAAAAGCCACCTAGACAAGTACCTCTTCGCCGAAGACGACGGAGAAACTGTTCGACAAAGCCGCAACTTTTCCTCAAGGAAAACGAGGTGGACGGTGGAGTTCGTGGAAGGGAAGAACCATTTGTTGCGATTCAAGAGTAGTCACGGCCGTTACCTCACCGCCTCCGATGCTCCCTTCCTTCTGGGTGTAGCAGGGAAGCGAGTCACCCAGTCGCTTCCTTCCACCAAATGTGAGTACTCTTCGGTGGAGTGGGAACCCCAAAGGAATGGGAATCAGGTGAAGCTCAGGTCATCGGAGAGTACATTCTTGAGGGCTAATGGTGGTGTGCCGCCTTGGAGAAGCTCCATAACCCACGACGTCCTACAGTTTCCGGCTATACAAGATTGGGTATCTTGGTATGTGCAATTGGTGGAAAACGCTGAAGgcgatgatgatgataatgagtCTGTCGCCGATTACCAATCGCAGATATCGACCTTATCTTCTGTGACGGACGATCTGTTACTGGATTCCAAACCAGATTCGCCATTGTCGACGGCGTTGAGCAAAGctaagaaattttcattttcg